In the Candidatus Zixiibacteriota bacterium genome, one interval contains:
- a CDS encoding COX15/CtaA family protein produces MSSVEVIASPAVGSAAITSSGSHAAHKLWLGRFAKLTSIATFLLILVGSLVTTTGSGLAVPDWPLSFGQFFPKMEGGVLYEHGHRMVAGAVGLLMTALAVWVWLIERRRTVRVLALVAWFAVVAQAILGGITVLHKLPIAVSVSHAGLAMAFFSLTVTLAMMNSSSWQKPGQTKRRSLMPTGLSKVALSTTALIYAQILVGALMRHMGAGLAIPDFPLSYGQLIPPLHAASVAVHFAHRVGAVVVGLIIVYQYIRIRRDASTDAQLKRWGGYLVALFGVQFLLGALTIWTMKSIVVTTAHVGVGALTLGLSLMVTLRAMRAPAAVKLETA; encoded by the coding sequence GTGTCATCCGTCGAGGTTATCGCATCACCCGCCGTCGGCTCCGCCGCGATCACGTCAAGTGGAAGCCATGCCGCGCACAAACTCTGGCTCGGACGTTTCGCCAAATTGACTTCGATCGCGACGTTCCTGCTGATCTTAGTCGGCAGTCTGGTCACCACGACCGGATCGGGGCTGGCAGTTCCCGACTGGCCGCTCTCGTTCGGGCAATTCTTCCCGAAGATGGAAGGCGGGGTCCTGTACGAGCACGGTCACCGCATGGTGGCGGGAGCGGTCGGATTACTGATGACCGCGCTCGCTGTCTGGGTCTGGTTGATTGAGCGAAGACGGACTGTACGCGTTCTGGCGCTGGTCGCGTGGTTTGCCGTCGTGGCGCAAGCGATCTTAGGCGGCATCACTGTCCTGCACAAACTGCCGATTGCGGTGTCGGTCTCACATGCCGGGCTGGCGATGGCGTTTTTCTCACTGACAGTTACATTGGCAATGATGAACAGCAGCTCCTGGCAGAAGCCGGGTCAAACCAAGAGGAGATCACTCATGCCAACGGGTCTATCAAAAGTCGCGCTGTCCACGACAGCGCTGATTTACGCGCAAATCCTCGTCGGTGCCTTGATGCGCCACATGGGCGCCGGGCTGGCGATCCCGGACTTCCCGCTGTCGTATGGGCAACTGATTCCGCCGCTGCACGCGGCATCGGTGGCGGTGCATTTCGCGCACCGGGTCGGCGCGGTTGTTGTCGGATTGATCATCGTGTATCAGTACATCCGCATTCGCCGCGATGCCTCAACCGATGCCCAGCTCAAACGCTGGGGCGGATATCTCGTCGCATTATTTGGTGTGCAGTTCCTTCTGGGAGCGCTCACCATCTGGACCATGAAATCAATCGTCGTCACGACGGCGCATGTCGGAGTCGGCGCCCTGACACTGGGCCTCTCGCTCATGGTCACGCTGCGGGCCATGCGCGCGCCGGCCGCGGTCAAATTGGAGACCGCCTGA